The segment GGGTAAAAGTTCAAAATGAACacatttaatattaaaagaaatgcagaaagcaGACTGCAGCAGAATACATGGCTAGAATGTGGACTGTGTTGCAAAGTGCTTTGTTTTGAAAGATTCATTTAAGTTCTATgaatttcagagggaaaaatgtgctgctgtggggaaaaaTCCCCAGCCATTCATTATTTCAGTAACCTTGTAGGGTCTTTAAAAGTTCCCAAGAACTAAATTGTTATTCACCTTCTTGGACTATGAAGTACCTATTACACACtatgaaaacagcaaaatacTGGACTTGTACTATGGCTTCATCCTCAACCATATGCCATGAAGTCTCTATCCCTCAATCTGCAAATAGTAAATGCAGAAGTATCAAAAAACAAGTTAGGAGATGCAAAGAGGTTTTAAACTTCAGACAATTAATTCAGCTCATCTTTGTAAAATCAGAAACCATACACAGACCAGTTTCCCATGCACTTCCCATGATGCATATGAACATTTAACCTAATGAACTACCAAATCTGATCACTCTCCAAgtgattaatattttaaatgtctgaAATTACCGAAGGAAAACACACAaccagctctgcagaaaaggGATCATTTttcctaactttttttttctttgaacagAAGTTACAGTTTCAGCAGAGAAATATTAACAAAACTATTAAGTTTTGTTTTTGATAGTAGACACAAAAATACCTATTACTGCAAACTAAgctaagtattttaaaataaactccTCAAACTTATGGGCTCCCTCCATTTATCCAGGGTAAGAAAAGATTTTTAGTATGTGTTAAATGTGTTCTCTTCCCCTTCTGGAAGCAGGGTATGCAATACAACCATCAGACAAACACAAAGTTGCCAAACATTTAAGCAGAATTCCTAGCTCTAACTCCTGACTGCATGTACATCATGGTTTAAAGCTTGTAACCACTGCTCTTAGTGAAGCCAAAACACAAAGTCTTGACAGGTTTCCTGAGGCTCAGCAGACACCATTTGTTGCAATAACATTAAAGCCAGTAAGGGAACTGGGAAAAGGGACCCGACCCAAAAGTCACCTTACTATTTGTAATGTGAATGGAAAggaagcagcacagctctgcttctcCTCTGGGATCACTGCGTCAGGATTGCCAAATGCACTTCAACTTGGGCCTAGCAGGAACAGAAGGATAATTAAGTTTCCCTGCTCTTACTGTATTACTCTTCGTGTTATCCAAAGGCCACTGTAGAAAGGCTATCCAAAGGCTGGCAAAAGGAGTCTGGAAAGGAAAGCCAGATCAACAGCTGAGATAAGAGTGATCTGCttcacaaagcaaacaaaccataaaaaatgaagggttttttccttatttaagtGCTACCGTTGTTTATCATCTCAAATATTTGAAGCTAAAAAACAGGTCTCAAAAAACATTCCCAGATCTTTCTCACTGCACTTTAACTCTTTAGAGTTAAAAGAAATTCctagttttctttaaaagaggAATGAAACACTTTAGTATGGTATTTATAATGACAACACACCTGATACTTCAGCATTATTTGGATAAAGATGTTCTCAAAGATACAAAACTAGCGTGACAACAATTCTAAATGTTCATCTCAAGGCAATGAAACAGGGACACATATGCAGAGCAAAGAGTGTTCTAAGCTTTACTTACAAATTCAAAGTCACTTGAATAAGAATTTTTTGATGTTTGCAACAATATCTAATCTCCTGCCTAACACTCATGTCCAAAAATAAGTCAAAAGATGCGTTTTTCAACTCTACTAAAACTGTGTATATATAAACCTGAAAAATGAGCGTCTACATAAATCATAATGTATATACTATTTAACAAATTACAcgtatatatctatatataaagctaaaggaggagcagaaaagctTATACAATTCAAATTCcaacatttatataaataatttcatcTCCCTACTTCCCTTCCAGGAAGGTATTCTGCAAGCACTCCATGTCCATAACCTCGTGCAGGTAATTGCAGTGAGCACAGATCTGAGCAATCTGATAATGGAGTGTAGCACAGAATCTAAGCACAACAATGTTTCTGAAAACTAACCCATTGCAACAACTCTTTTACTAAATCCTGTATCTAAATTATAGTGTTTCCTGCTCAAAACAGCCAGCCAATCTAATGGAATCTAAGCCCAAGGAAGAGATTCCAAAGGCAAGCAAACCCACCAGTTTAGGCAGTTTAAAAGTCCAGGAGCTTTAGTTATGCCTCTGGTTTAATGACTTTATCTTGTATCTGTTCAACAGGCTCCTGACAGTCATCACACTTGCTTTAAAATGAAGATATTGAAGTGGACTTGGGGTgtcctgctcttcctgctgctgtctATCGGGCGCTGTACGGAACAATCCACGCCGAGTAAGACGCTCCAGCAGCGGCAGCCTCGTGCAGCAGACgggggagaggaagggaagaaatgTGGTTACACCTTCCTGGTCCCAGAACAAAAAATCACAGGGCCAATCTGCGTGAACACAAATGGCCCAGGCACTGGGAACAGGAAAGATGAAGTCACCAGGATGGACATCGAGAACCTGAAGGATGTGCTGTCCAAGCAGAAGCGGGAAATCGACATTTTGCAGCTGGTGGTGGATGTGGACGGAAACATCGTGAACGAAGTCAAATTACTGAGGAAAGAAAGTCGGAACATGAACTCTCGTGTGACCCAACTGTACATGCAACTCCTGCACGAGATAATTCGCAAGCGTGACAACTCGCTCGAgctttcccagctggaaaacaAAGTCCTTAATGTCACAACAGAAATGCTCAAGATGGCAACAAAATACAAGGAGCTTGAAGTGAAATACGCAGCGCTGACCGACCTGGTAAACAACCAGTCTGTGACTATCTcgctgctggaggagcagtgCCTGAGGATCTTCGCACGCCAGGACCCCCACGGGTCCCCACCCCTTGTGCAGGTGGTGCCCCAGCACATCCCCAACAGCCAGCCCTACactcctgtcctgctgggagGCAACGAGATCCAGCGAGACCCGGGCTACCCCCGGGACAGAGACGTACGGCCACCACCCGACCCCGCCACTTCTCCCACAAAGAGTCCTTTCAGAGTGCCACCTCTGGCTCTGATTAACGAGGGTGAGTTACCTGTCCCTATTTATCTAACCTGAGATCTCTCCACTTCTGAGGGAAACTGTTCTGACTGCTGAATCTTTGCCTCTTTTTTGCCAGGGTCAGGATTAAAAGTGTGAGACAGTATTTCTTGTttggactcagatgtttattagttcttatctatattttattattatgagttctacagcacttcactctaacaaactaaaaatggagctgTATCTCTGTCTACAAgctttttaaggataaactgtccaattaagaaatgacacctaaattatttttacttttgacccaataaccaaccacccatgcctgcaatgtggactttttcATCCAATTACAGAgaaccacccaaacccatggagaggaaggtaaagaagaaggaccagcctctgccctaaaacctccatcttgctttatatatattactatattccAAAACCTCAAACTCTTAAGTTTTCCACCATGTGATActacacacttctattcaaactccacacccacaatcccagttctatcattcaattttggaagccttctccacgaCCTCAAGTCacatgcagtgttctcctgggggtgagtgcctgtcagcacagaaagtctgaaattctcaCTAGCCAGGGTTCCAACACCCGACCAAAGAAATAGAAGGAAGAATTTAAAGTACTGGTAGAGTTTGTTCTTGCTCCTGATTTTCTCTCCCCCTTCTACATCCCAGGGAAAGCTTTACTTTGCTAAATAGCCCAAACCTCCCTAGGATGAATTTGTTGAAATGGCTGATACTCATAAATTCAATCTGAACAATATTCACCTTCAAGTCACAAAATGTTGGGgtttctctctgcagctggatttgagttatgaaaatatgaaaattcagTATTAGCATAAACTTTCTAACATTTATCCATTTCTTTGATGATGCCTGATAGCTACATGTTACAGTAGCTGGCAAGAGTGAATAAGAGGAACTAATTAATCATAAACAAATAACTTCAAGTTTTTGTCCTTTATACTTAACATTTGTCAGAAGAAAATTCTACTAGAAGAAGTTTTATCCTTCTATTCTGACCTGCTTTAAAATGAACATCTAAATCCACCAACACAGTCATGCAATGAGTCTCTAAGTGTTTACTTGAAATATTCAGGAATGGTAAGTTTGAAAGGATAATTGAATCAAGGCTGGATCCAATTAGAGGCACTCAgctttgaaaatttaaaatcagTAACTACACTCCCAGTAACCTGTTGTCAGTAGGGATAGCAAGTTAAACTAAAACCATAAATATTATGAAAATACATTCAGGAGACTGTATCCTATCTTCACGTGTTACACTCTTTAGGTAATTAGAAAAATTCATGTATCACTAGGAATCAAAATTAGTGGCAACACAATTAAACTACCTCTAAGCTGCCCTGAACTCTATCATGTTTCTCACTGTATTGAAATTTTGACAGAATcgctatttaaaaaaaaatcaagaattcAGGAAAACAAGTTTTTCTCAGACATCCCTTTGAGTGCTTGCTCTTGGCTTCTGCTAGCACAGCAAAAGGGTTTggtgggggttttgggtttaggtggctgttttgtttttgtttctttcaaacTGCCTTCAGTCACAGCTGAAAGTTGAACTTGGTTCCTAAGACGAAGCCAAACATTCATTTGTGACTGCTCTGCAGCATTACACCCAACCAGCTGCTGATGTAAAGAACAACTATTTTTATTCAAGGTCTGCAGAAAATTCAGGCATGAGCCCAAGCAAAATGCCAGATGTCATGTGAATTTCAGTGGCACATCATGACAGAAAGGAAGCAGCTCATATCAAAGCATTGCGTTGATGTCTGGTCAGACAGCACAAGCATAATTCTAAAAACAGCCACATCTTCCTGCTTCCCAGCAAACCCTTGCTTCCAGGTTCTGCTCTAAACACATCTTTTTCTCAAATACATGCCTGCTGCACGCACAAAATCAGGCAACAGCACTAAGTATTATCCTCTGAATTATCTACACTGGTGTTCACTGACCCATCTATCCCTAGAAGTTGAGAGTTTGAATCCATTTTTGGAAGAGaacacaaagaaattttagGAGGCTTATTGTAACATTATTCACCTTCCTTTAATACTAGATTGTTGAGTTGGAAGTGTAAGTGTTCCTTGCAGTACTTGGGAAAGGGAGGGCTGAGAATTGCTACAGTGGGTAGAGCATCAGTTATCACAACCAAAATTTGGACATTCCAACACAATGCCCAGTTTTAAAATTAAGGTAAACAGATTTCATGGTGCACTGAATCAAAACTATGTCATAGAAGAAACATCTTTACTGTTAAAagataaacatttttaataatgTATAAAGATGTCAAAAAAGACCAATGAAAACCAGACAGTCCCAATTAGAAATAGGCCTGTTGAAGAGTGATGTCAGAATAAATACCTGCACACCCTCACAAATACTTGCATGCAGCAGATGGGTCAGAAAGGTCAGTGTGCATCTGAATATTGTGAGTGCAGagtaaaatgcaaaatatatgGGGAACAAAAGGATGAAGTTCTGTTTTCTGAGTATGGTGGTTATTTTGTATAAAAATTGCTCTAAAATTGAGGAAGGTTAATGTGGTCACAGACAGGATTATGAGCCTGGATCTGGACATACCTGTGAATTGT is part of the Anomalospiza imberbis isolate Cuckoo-Finch-1a 21T00152 chromosome 9, ASM3175350v1, whole genome shotgun sequence genome and harbors:
- the ANGPTL1 gene encoding angiopoietin-related protein 1 yields the protein MKILKWTWGVLLFLLLSIGRCTEQSTPSKTLQQRQPRAADGGEEGKKCGYTFLVPEQKITGPICVNTNGPGTGNRKDEVTRMDIENLKDVLSKQKREIDILQLVVDVDGNIVNEVKLLRKESRNMNSRVTQLYMQLLHEIIRKRDNSLELSQLENKVLNVTTEMLKMATKYKELEVKYAALTDLVNNQSVTISLLEEQCLRIFARQDPHGSPPLVQVVPQHIPNSQPYTPVLLGGNEIQRDPGYPRDRDVRPPPDPATSPTKSPFRVPPLALINEGPFKDCQEAREAGHTNSGIYMIKPKNSNEPMQLWCENSLDPGGWAVIQKRTDGSVNFFRNWDSYKKGFGNIDGEYWLGLENIYMLTNQDNYRLLIELEDWSNKKVYAEYSSFRLEPESEFYRLRLGTYQGNAGDSMIWHNGKQFTTLDRDRDMYSGNCAHFHKGGWWYNACAHSNLNGVWYRGGHYRSKYQDGIFWAEYRGGSYSLKAVQMMIRPID